One segment of Yersinia kristensenii DNA contains the following:
- the ihfB gene encoding integration host factor subunit beta, translating into MTKSELIERLAGQHSHIPAKAVEDAVKEMLEHMAGTLAEGERIEIRGFGSFSLHYRAPRVGRNPKTGDKVELEGKYVPHFKPGKELRDRANIYG; encoded by the coding sequence ATGACCAAGTCTGAACTTATTGAAAGACTTGCTGGCCAGCACTCTCATATTCCGGCGAAGGCCGTTGAGGATGCAGTGAAAGAAATGCTTGAACATATGGCTGGAACACTAGCTGAAGGTGAGCGCATTGAGATCCGCGGATTTGGCAGTTTTTCTCTTCACTACCGTGCTCCGCGTGTTGGTCGTAACCCGAAAACTGGTGATAAAGTTGAGTTGGAAGGTAAGTACGTTCCACACTTTAAGCCAGGTAAAGAGTTGCGTGATCGCGCTAATATCTACGGTTAA